The genome window AGCTCTTGTGGAGTGAAATAAACTCTGGGATTGTCGTCTTAAGTGTTACATTTGAATTAAGATTCCCCTTACGCACTTCACGCATGGTCTTACTCAAGCTAGAGAGTGGCTTCGTCAAGGATCTAACAAATAGGATAATCAAGAGGGTAGAAATTACAATACTCACTACAATAATTCCAATTGAAAGAAAACCCATATCATTAATTGGTCCCATAAATGAACTTGTCGGAACGATTACAGAATAAATTCCATTTATCTCTTCCATTTCTTGGTAGGAAATAGAATACCTCTCTCCATCAATTGTTCGTTGTATTTGGCCATTTTTCTCTTCCGTAATATGTGTTACTAAAGAATCAGGTATCTCTGGTAATGTTTTTTCACTAATGGGAAAAGGAGTAACAGTGGAATCTGTAATATAAAAGTAGTCTGATTCGATTCCATCCTTTTCAAGCTGTTTTTTTTGTGTACGGATATTACCGTTCAATTGCTGCATGAAATAATCATCTTGACCTACATATGTAAAGTTCAAGAGCTCAGCAATGTAGTCAATTAATTCGGTTTCACGAGCGAGTCTGTCCTCGATGGTAGTCGTTGTTATATTCTTTGCTTGTATGTATGAAGAAACTCCTACCGCAACAACTGCAATTATCATCAAGGTAACGAATGGTATTAATAATCTCGTTCGCAGTGTAGTCTTTCCCAGTAATCTATTAGAAAATTGTTTCATAGAAATCAAATTCCCCTTATCATATGTAAATTTAAATAGTACTTTTGAACTGTTTTGGATAATTATAGCAGAAAAATGTTAAGATATTGTAAATAATTCATTAATTAATGAAGAAATAATCCTAGAAATAGTAAAAAAATAAGGTATACTATTATAGGTAGGCTTTATTTAATAGGAGGAACAGTTATGACTACAATAAATAAAGGGGAAAATAAATTTTATATTGGAGACGATATTCGAAATCCAATTGCTGAGATGACGTTTGTGCAATCTGGGAATAGCAGAATAGTCATTGATCATACCTATGTTTCGGAAGATCTTCGTGGTCAAGGTATTGCAGGAGAATTACTGGAGCAAGTTGTATTATATGCTAGAGAAGAAGAGAAGAAAATCCTTCCACTCTGCCCCTATGCCAAGCAAAAACTAGAAGGCAATTCTGCATACATGGATGTACTAAGTGTTTAAAGAGAAGAATAAGAGAGGTTCCATAGAGTATGTACCTAACTGTTCAGGAAACTGCTGAGTATTTATCAATAAGTGTGAAGAATGTTGCAGCATTAATAATGGAAGGTAAAATTCGCGCCGTCTATGACGGGAATGACTACCTAATATATAAAGAACAATTTACAACTCATTTTGAGCAGGTTGAAAAATATCAACAAATGATTCAAGATTACTTAAATGAGCCAATTCCTGAGGATATTGATATCAAGGATGAAGATTAAAATTTGCATATAAATAATATTATCTATAATGTTAAGTTAAACTACATGTAGAAGTAGTTCCAACTTAACATTTTTTTCTATTAATAGAGGATGTTCAAAAAGTCAGGTAAAAATGACACATCGAATCTCTTCGTTAGCTTGCTTTTCCGCTACTCACGCTAAAACAGTCAAGGAACTTCTACTAAAAACGTCCACGTCCTGTGGACAACGTAGAAGTCACCACATCCTGTGGAAGCCCGTTGCGGGGAGCTGCGCTGCCTCGATCTTTTCGGTCCTTTTTATCCTCCTTTTTGAACACGCATTAAAAAGGAGTTTTCAAATGTCAAACAAATATCGACATGACGCAAAATCATTCGTATATAAAGTAGAGGAAGAAGCGGAATTATTAGCTTTCCTATTAAAGGTAATGTCCAATCGAAGCAGGAATTCAGTTAAATCAATTCTTGCACGTGGTCAGGTCACTGTGGATGACCATCTTGAAACAAAATATAATTATCCACTATATCCAGGACAAACAGTTAAAATTCTGAAAAACAAAGCCGCAATTAAGGAAAGTGTTTTAATCGGCATGTCTATTCAATATGAAGATGACGATATCATCGTCATTAATAAAGAAGCAGGATTATTATCGATTGCGACTGCAAAGGAAAAGAAATCAACAGCACATCATCAATTGATGGAATATGTGAGAAATGAGGATCCTGAGAATCGAATTTTTGTCGTGCATCGTTTGGACAAGGATACTTCAGGTGTGATGCTATTTGCAAAAAATGAGCAGGCTAAGAAGACATTGCAGAATAATTGGAACACGGTGGTTAAGGAACGTACCTATGTTGCATTAGTTGAAGGAAAAGTCACTGAGGAAAAAGGTTATATGAAGTCATGGTTAAGAGAAAGCAAGACACACTTAGTTTACTCAAGTCATACCCCAAATGACGGGCTGCTTGCCGTTACACGCTATAGCTTAATTCAAGCCAATCAAGACTTTTCATTGCTAGAGCTTCAGCTCGAAACTGGTAGAAAAAACCAAATTCGCGTGCATATGCAGGATTTAGGACACCCAGTTGTTGGCGATAAAAAATATGGTTCAAAGGAAAATCCGATTCGCAGACTTGGACTCCATGCGAAAGTCTTGGCATTTACTCATCCGACGACAGGGAAGGTATTGTCGTTTGAAGCGGATGTGCCTAAGTCGTTTTTTGCTAAGTCGAAATAATTTGGCGAATATGGATAGGGTACTTCAATCAGCATTAGAAATTCCCTCCAATTGCTTAATATAGCAATTGGGGGGAATTTCATCTTCGTGCTGATTGCTTGTGTACACTAGTTCCAGCTCAATCTAAATCGGTGCCTTCTCTACAATTCTTCCTTTTCTTCCTTTTGTCGTTTCGGCAAATGCTAATGAACGAATTACTGCTTCTTCTGTTGCCTCTATCACTGCTTGGAATAACTGATTCATCAATGGGTGATCATCTCTAATAAACTCAATAGATTCAAACGGTTTATTTTCATGATGGTCATATGTATTTGCGGTGGAAAATGCAATAGCAATATCACCACTGCCATTATCGATATTGCTGCCTGTTCGGCCAATGCCTATTGCACAGCGTTTAGCAAGTCTTCTTAGCTGTCGGTCATATAGTGGAGCATCTGTCGCAATAATCATCATGATAGAGCCATCTGGTGTATCGAGTTTTTTTGAATCTAAATTAGCAAATAGTGCATGCTCTCTTTTTCCAAAATTACTTAGAACAAGAGAGCCAACCGTATAATGCTGATTATCAACCTCCACAATTCGAGATGCAGTTCCAATACCACCCTTATGCCCGAAGCAAACCATCCCTTTACCAGCGCCAATCGCACCTTCTTCAACGGGAGATGTTGTTGCGGCGCGAATAGCATCTACCGCATGCTCAGGCTTTACTGCTTGAAGCCGAATCGAATTTAAATAACCATCATTGCATTCACCAACAACAAGATTAATCGTACTCGTCGTGTCACCAATTTCTTCTGTTTGTTCAAGCATGTATTGCAATGTACCCTGCATAACAGCGCCGACACTAAACGTATTGGTCAGCATAATCGGCGATTCAAGCAATCCAAGCTCCTCGAGCTGGACAAGTCCAGCCGTTTTGCCGAATCCATTGATAACCGCACTTCCGGCGTAAACCTTTTTTCGATACAGATTACCTGAATGAGGAAGAATTGCTGTCACCCCAGTACAAATATTATTTTCATCATCGATTCTTTCGTATAAAGTAACATGTCCAACCTTTACACCTTCAACATCAATAATGCAATTTTCTTTTCCCTTTTGTAATCCCATCATTCCATCTCCTATATATAAAGAATTTTTCGAATTAGATAAATAAAGTATAACAACGATTGATTAATATATTCAATAGAATCCACTGCATGAATCGAAATAGCGATGGACAAACTATAATCACGAAGGCTATTGGAGGATTATGTCATGGTAAAAAAAATAATAATAATGATCATTTTTGTGACATGTATTTCATGTATCGGGTTTACTGATTTGTCAAACGCAGATGATACGGTAGGGACTGAAATTGGCAATATCGCCCCTGATTTTGAAATACAATCTTTAGATGGAGAAAGGGTAAAACTTAAGGATCTACGCGGAAAGCGCGTGATGTTGAATTTCTGGGCAACATGGTGTCCGCCTTGTCGAGTGGAAATGCCTGATATGCAGAAGCTTCATGAAAATGAAGATATTATAGTACTCGCCGTTAATCTAACAGATTCGGAAATGAGCCAAAACGATATTACTACATTCGTAAATGAGTTCGGATTAACGTTTCCAGTAGGACTAGATAAATCGGGAGAAATATCAAAACTATATAAAATTAATCCAATCCCAACTACTTTTATGATTGATTCAGATGGAATAATCCGTTTTAAATTGTTCGGAGCGATGAGTTATAACATGATGACTGAAGAGCTTGAAAAGATGGATTAAAACGCTAGAGAGAACTTCTTGGTAGCTTTTTATCTTAGGGGAAATATATGGGGCGCGGTGATCTCATCAAAAGAATTAGCGGGAGGGTAGAAATATCATCACGTAAAAAAATAATATTAGCAGAACCACGGACACCCTTACTAATTTATTCAAAGCATACTTTTTGGATTTTTAGAGTAAATAGTGTTATACTCGTATTGTTCAAAAAATTAAATACGCAATATTCCTTCGGGGTCGGGTGAAATTCCCAATCGGCGGTAATGATACGATATCTAAGTCCGCGACCTGTATGGTTTTCTAACCGTATGGCTGATCTGGTGTAACTCCAGAACCGACAGTTAAAGTCTGGATGAGAGAAGGAATTTTAGGCATGCCATTATTTGATGATGAATTGTATTGCTTATTTGTACCTAATTTTGGTACAAATAAACGATGTGTTTCTATTATTCAATTTATTTAGATTACATGCTTACTAAAATTCTAAATCACTAAGCCCCTGAGAATTCTCAGGGGCTTTTCCTATTTTCAAAATAAACACCCCTAGAAATGAATAGCAGAACAGGAAGGAGGAAGATGATGTTTACTGGAATTGTAGAAGAAAAAGGAACCGTAAAGCGGGTTCACCAAGTATCAATGCAGGCGGTGCAATTAACAATTGATTCAAAGGTAGT of Oceanobacillus zhaokaii contains these proteins:
- a CDS encoding redoxin domain-containing protein, translated to MVKKIIIMIIFVTCISCIGFTDLSNADDTVGTEIGNIAPDFEIQSLDGERVKLKDLRGKRVMLNFWATWCPPCRVEMPDMQKLHENEDIIVLAVNLTDSEMSQNDITTFVNEFGLTFPVGLDKSGEISKLYKINPIPTTFMIDSDGIIRFKLFGAMSYNMMTEELEKMD
- a CDS encoding RluA family pseudouridine synthase, which gives rise to MSNKYRHDAKSFVYKVEEEAELLAFLLKVMSNRSRNSVKSILARGQVTVDDHLETKYNYPLYPGQTVKILKNKAAIKESVLIGMSIQYEDDDIIVINKEAGLLSIATAKEKKSTAHHQLMEYVRNEDPENRIFVVHRLDKDTSGVMLFAKNEQAKKTLQNNWNTVVKERTYVALVEGKVTEEKGYMKSWLRESKTHLVYSSHTPNDGLLAVTRYSLIQANQDFSLLELQLETGRKNQIRVHMQDLGHPVVGDKKYGSKENPIRRLGLHAKVLAFTHPTTGKVLSFEADVPKSFFAKSK
- a CDS encoding P1 family peptidase; the protein is MGLQKGKENCIIDVEGVKVGHVTLYERIDDENNICTGVTAILPHSGNLYRKKVYAGSAVINGFGKTAGLVQLEELGLLESPIMLTNTFSVGAVMQGTLQYMLEQTEEIGDTTSTINLVVGECNDGYLNSIRLQAVKPEHAVDAIRAATTSPVEEGAIGAGKGMVCFGHKGGIGTASRIVEVDNQHYTVGSLVLSNFGKREHALFANLDSKKLDTPDGSIMMIIATDAPLYDRQLRRLAKRCAIGIGRTGSNIDNGSGDIAIAFSTANTYDHHENKPFESIEFIRDDHPLMNQLFQAVIEATEEAVIRSLAFAETTKGRKGRIVEKAPI
- a CDS encoding GNAT family N-acetyltransferase, whose translation is MTTINKGENKFYIGDDIRNPIAEMTFVQSGNSRIVIDHTYVSEDLRGQGIAGELLEQVVLYAREEEKKILPLCPYAKQKLEGNSAYMDVLSV
- a CDS encoding excisionase family DNA-binding protein; the protein is MYLTVQETAEYLSISVKNVAALIMEGKIRAVYDGNDYLIYKEQFTTHFEQVEKYQQMIQDYLNEPIPEDIDIKDED